The following coding sequences lie in one Mucilaginibacter sp. KACC 22773 genomic window:
- a CDS encoding DUF5690 family protein, protein MVLIEQLRGKVAKWPYSLLSVMAAVSAFGLYTSMYAFRKAFAAGTFTGQQYLHIDYKVWLVIAQVVGYTFSKFYGIRFIAEVNAKNRGRYILTLIGIAWGALLCFAFVPAPWNIVFLFINGFPLGLIWGLVFGYLEGRRSTEFMAAVLSISLIFASGFVKTVGRTLLTVFHVNEFHMPFLTGAIFVLPLLLFVFFMELMPAPTPEDISLRAERSPMNAAERKAFLMRFLPGIILTIIIYVLLTIMRDVRDNFEVEIWADLGIKSNSIYTGIDSIISVIVLVGISLLILVKKNLRAFSIIHLFIIGGCVLVGGATLLFSLKIIGPVTWMTMAGLGLYMGYVPYNAIFFDRMIATFNYRSNVGFIMYIADSMGYLGSVSILFIKELGRPTISWGTFFKEGVMIVAIVGGICGVLSLLYFLQSAKSSQNSKLKSQNESVDLVTGPMN, encoded by the coding sequence ATGGTGTTAATAGAACAGTTAAGGGGCAAAGTTGCCAAATGGCCTTATTCCTTGTTGTCGGTAATGGCGGCCGTGTCTGCGTTTGGGTTGTATACATCAATGTATGCGTTCCGAAAAGCTTTTGCCGCCGGTACTTTTACCGGGCAGCAATATCTGCATATTGATTATAAGGTTTGGCTGGTTATAGCGCAGGTAGTGGGTTATACTTTCAGCAAATTTTATGGCATCAGGTTTATTGCCGAGGTAAATGCTAAAAACAGGGGCCGGTACATATTAACATTAATTGGCATAGCATGGGGGGCATTGCTTTGCTTTGCTTTTGTGCCTGCGCCATGGAATATCGTTTTCCTTTTCATTAATGGCTTTCCTTTAGGGTTGATATGGGGACTTGTTTTCGGTTACCTGGAAGGGCGCCGGTCTACCGAGTTTATGGCGGCTGTATTATCTATCAGCCTCATATTTGCATCGGGTTTTGTAAAAACGGTGGGGCGCACGCTGCTTACCGTATTTCATGTAAACGAATTTCATATGCCTTTTTTAACGGGTGCCATATTTGTTTTGCCCCTGTTATTGTTTGTTTTTTTTATGGAGTTAATGCCCGCGCCAACGCCTGAAGATATCAGCCTGCGGGCCGAGCGCAGCCCCATGAACGCCGCCGAACGCAAAGCTTTTTTGATGCGTTTTTTGCCCGGTATTATCCTCACCATTATCATTTATGTATTGCTGACCATTATGCGCGACGTACGCGACAATTTTGAGGTGGAAATATGGGCCGACCTTGGCATCAAAAGCAACAGCATTTATACAGGAATTGATTCTATAATCTCGGTGATAGTACTGGTAGGTATAAGCTTGCTGATATTGGTTAAAAAGAATTTGAGGGCGTTTAGCATCATTCACCTGTTTATCATAGGCGGATGCGTATTGGTGGGTGGTGCCACTTTACTTTTCTCTCTTAAAATAATTGGCCCTGTAACATGGATGACGATGGCCGGCCTTGGTCTTTACATGGGTTATGTACCTTATAATGCCATCTTTTTCGACAGGATGATAGCTACCTTTAATTACCGCAGCAATGTGGGCTTTATCATGTACATAGCCGATTCGATGGGTTACCTTGGTAGTGTAAGTATTCTGTTTATAAAAGAACTTGGCCGCCCTACCATCAGCTGGGGCACTTTTTTTAAAGAAGGCGTAATGATAGTGGCGATTGTAGGCGGCATATGTGGTGTATTATCGCTGCTGTATTTTTTACAAAGCGCTAAATCAAGTCAAAATTCAAAATTAAAAAGTCAAAATGAAAGCGTTGACCTGGTGACAGGACCAATGAACTAA
- a CDS encoding SusC/RagA family TonB-linked outer membrane protein — translation MNKFYQRLKTVITVLLFCIAPSILLAQSKISGTVTDENHLPVPGVSVRIKEQNKGTVTDIEGRYIISASAGQTLTFSFIGYTPQNIVVADKNVINVSLNGDNKVLNEVVVTALGIKKETRRIGYAIQTVQGDALTTARDPNPITGLIGKVAGVSVGPSAELLGNPNVLIRGSQVSLYVVDGFPINTDTYNISPDDIETYTVLKGPAAAALYGSRAQYGAILITTKKGAKNKKGLTVDINSSTVLNSGFLAFPRTQNSFGPGENTFYEFVDGKGGAPGGVDGDYDVWGPYFNGQLIPQYDSPIVNGVRQGTPWTARGKDNLKNFLKVGSQTNNNVALGVVGDTYTTRFSVSQQHQTSYIPSQYLNIANANLYASFTPTPKLTFEGNVDFNRQSTDNFPDVQYGPNSIIYNISIWTGADWDINAPDIKAIWQPGKVGVQSQFEEYQRYHNPYLLTQKWTRGHYKNDTYGYLGGTYKFNDNLNLRLRSQIDTYNILRTEDLPFSAHPYGREGNQGDYREDRRNLFDNNTELILNYNYTVKNFLNLSGLVGSNLRTMSYNSSWVSTDYLNVPEVYAFSNSKNPIQATSFNASERVLSFYASLDMSFGKYATLSGTYRRDKSSAFQNATTYNYPSVSAATVISDYLKLPEAISFLKARGSYANVRADVSSPTIGPAPFSSITAFGGSTGPSLFNNPLGYGSTYTSPYNGPDYSLNPSYSTSKPYNNTTAGYATNSLYINNIKTSTRVNYEEGFDIKFLQNRLGLSATAFQYIDGPRVFASQISTATGYTTLYLNALKTKRSGYEGSLEGTPIKNLGGFTWNVLVNVSNNKEVYKELPPGQNGTYLNYYSVGDRTDILRGSKFLRTKEGQIINDAAGKPLSVGGQVLGHENANYNWSIANKIRYKNFSMGFQFDGAVGGVIIDYMHNKTMRGGANIETATGALGDARYQDWKNFGVAGYNGTYVGPGVNVSNGTAINLDSKTGAILNYSALQFSQNKQTALVQDYVSKYYNVDESNLMDKTFSKLREVTFSYDFPKAWLQKSFIQKISASLYGRNLLYFYKDKRFKDVDLDQYNGAQAQTVLQSPTVRSYGFNLNLSF, via the coding sequence ATGAATAAGTTTTACCAGAGACTAAAAACCGTTATTACGGTTTTGTTATTTTGTATTGCGCCATCTATATTATTAGCTCAAAGCAAAATAAGCGGTACAGTTACCGACGAGAACCACTTACCAGTACCCGGTGTAAGTGTACGCATTAAAGAACAAAACAAAGGTACGGTTACCGATATTGAGGGCCGTTACATTATTTCGGCAAGTGCAGGTCAAACACTTACATTTTCGTTTATTGGCTACACCCCACAAAACATTGTGGTTGCCGATAAAAATGTAATTAATGTAAGCTTAAACGGCGACAACAAGGTATTAAATGAGGTAGTTGTTACAGCCCTTGGTATTAAAAAAGAAACCAGGCGCATTGGTTACGCTATACAAACTGTACAAGGCGACGCCTTAACAACTGCCCGCGATCCTAACCCGATCACAGGCTTAATAGGTAAAGTTGCCGGCGTATCTGTTGGCCCATCTGCCGAGTTATTAGGTAACCCTAACGTACTGATCAGGGGTAGCCAGGTATCATTATATGTTGTTGATGGTTTCCCTATCAATACAGATACTTATAACATTAGCCCTGATGATATTGAAACTTACACCGTATTAAAAGGCCCTGCCGCCGCTGCACTTTACGGTAGCCGCGCACAATATGGTGCCATTTTAATCACCACAAAAAAAGGTGCCAAAAACAAAAAAGGTTTAACTGTTGATATCAACAGCAGTACTGTATTAAACAGTGGTTTCCTTGCTTTCCCACGTACTCAAAATTCTTTCGGGCCGGGCGAAAATACCTTTTACGAATTTGTTGATGGTAAAGGTGGTGCACCAGGCGGTGTAGACGGCGACTACGATGTTTGGGGCCCTTATTTTAACGGCCAGTTAATCCCGCAATATGATAGCCCTATTGTTAACGGTGTGCGCCAGGGAACGCCCTGGACAGCACGAGGTAAAGACAACCTGAAAAACTTTTTGAAAGTAGGTTCGCAAACCAATAATAACGTTGCATTAGGCGTTGTTGGAGATACTTACACAACTCGTTTTTCGGTTTCACAGCAACACCAAACCAGCTACATTCCATCGCAATATCTGAATATCGCTAATGCCAATTTATACGCGTCATTTACGCCAACTCCTAAATTGACTTTTGAGGGTAACGTTGATTTCAACAGGCAATCAACAGATAACTTCCCAGACGTTCAATATGGTCCTAATAGTATCATTTATAACATCTCGATATGGACAGGTGCAGATTGGGATATCAACGCACCAGACATTAAAGCCATTTGGCAACCTGGTAAAGTTGGTGTTCAATCGCAATTTGAGGAGTATCAGCGTTACCATAACCCATATTTGTTAACTCAAAAATGGACCCGTGGCCATTACAAAAATGACACTTACGGTTACCTGGGTGGAACTTACAAATTCAATGATAATTTGAATTTAAGGTTACGTTCACAAATTGACACCTACAATATTTTACGCACAGAAGACCTGCCTTTTAGCGCCCACCCTTACGGACGTGAAGGCAACCAGGGTGACTATCGTGAAGATCGCCGTAATTTGTTTGATAACAACACCGAGTTAATTTTAAACTACAACTACACGGTTAAGAATTTTTTAAATTTATCTGGTTTAGTAGGTTCAAACCTGCGTACCATGAGCTACAATTCAAGCTGGGTATCTACAGATTACTTGAACGTACCTGAGGTTTATGCTTTCAGCAACTCAAAAAATCCAATCCAGGCCACCAGCTTTAACGCATCTGAAAGAGTATTGAGTTTTTATGCGTCGTTAGATATGTCGTTCGGTAAATATGCCACCTTATCCGGAACTTATCGTAGAGACAAATCAAGCGCTTTCCAAAACGCAACTACTTATAATTATCCAAGTGTATCGGCAGCAACTGTAATTTCTGATTACCTTAAACTGCCCGAAGCCATTTCATTCCTGAAGGCACGCGGATCATACGCCAATGTAAGAGCCGATGTATCAAGCCCAACTATTGGCCCTGCTCCATTTAGCTCAATTACCGCTTTCGGTGGCAGTACCGGCCCATCATTGTTTAATAATCCGCTGGGGTATGGTTCTACTTATACTTCGCCATACAATGGGCCCGATTATTCGCTAAACCCATCTTATTCAACAAGCAAACCATACAACAATACAACGGCTGGTTATGCAACCAATTCGTTATATATCAATAACATTAAAACATCTACCCGCGTAAACTACGAGGAAGGTTTTGATATTAAATTTTTGCAAAACAGGTTGGGCCTAAGCGCTACTGCGTTCCAGTATATTGATGGTCCAAGAGTATTCGCAAGCCAAATTTCTACCGCCACAGGTTACACCACACTATACTTAAACGCTTTAAAAACTAAACGTTCAGGTTATGAAGGATCATTAGAAGGTACACCTATTAAAAATCTGGGTGGCTTTACGTGGAATGTGTTGGTTAACGTATCGAACAATAAAGAAGTATACAAAGAATTGCCTCCGGGTCAAAACGGCACCTACTTAAATTACTACAGCGTAGGCGATCGCACCGATATATTACGCGGCAGCAAATTTTTAAGAACAAAAGAAGGCCAGATTATTAATGACGCAGCAGGCAAACCACTATCAGTTGGTGGCCAGGTATTAGGTCATGAAAATGCTAATTACAACTGGAGCATTGCCAACAAAATCCGTTACAAAAATTTCAGCATGGGCTTCCAGTTTGATGGAGCTGTTGGTGGTGTTATTATCGATTATATGCACAATAAAACTATGCGTGGTGGCGCTAATATCGAAACTGCAACAGGCGCCCTTGGCGATGCCCGTTACCAGGATTGGAAAAACTTTGGTGTAGCTGGTTACAACGGTACTTATGTTGGTCCGGGTGTAAACGTATCAAACGGTACAGCAATCAACCTTGATTCAAAAACAGGAGCTATCTTAAACTATTCTGCCTTGCAATTTTCACAAAACAAGCAAACAGCATTGGTGCAGGATTATGTAAGTAAATATTACAACGTAGACGAATCAAACCTGATGGATAAAACCTTCAGCAAACTGCGCGAAGTAACTTTTAGCTACGATTTCCCTAAAGCCTGGTTGCAAAAATCGTTTATCCAAAAGATCTCTGCATCGCTTTATGGCCGTAACCTGTTGTACTTCTATAAAGATAAACGCTTTAAGGATGTGGATCTTGACCAATACAACGGCGCTCAGGCTCAAACTGTATTGCAATCGCCAACAGTACGCAGCTACGGCTTCAACTTAAATTTATCATTCTAA
- a CDS encoding phosphonate degradation HD-domain oxygenase: MTYSAYDPQAVVNEIFSLYEKYGDEDYIGEPVSQLEHMSQAAALAKAEGFDDEVVLAAFFHDIGHLCAEAGETESMDGMGNVDHEQIGADFLLERGFSERVANLVQGHVIAKRYLTFKYPEYYNRLSDASKATLNFQGGVMTADEAANFELNPDSELIIRLRYWDDMAKEMNTPVDNIDYLKGIALAHLQQVNP; the protein is encoded by the coding sequence ATGACTTATTCTGCTTATGACCCACAGGCTGTAGTGAACGAAATATTTTCACTATATGAAAAATATGGCGACGAAGATTATATAGGCGAACCTGTTTCACAATTGGAGCATATGTCGCAGGCTGCTGCCCTGGCTAAAGCCGAAGGCTTTGACGACGAAGTAGTATTGGCCGCTTTTTTTCATGACATTGGCCATTTATGTGCCGAGGCCGGCGAAACCGAAAGCATGGATGGCATGGGCAATGTAGACCATGAACAAATTGGCGCCGATTTTTTACTGGAACGCGGTTTTTCCGAAAGGGTTGCCAACCTGGTACAGGGCCATGTAATTGCCAAAAGATACCTCACTTTTAAATACCCGGAATACTATAACCGCCTGTCGGACGCCAGTAAAGCTACCCTTAATTTCCAGGGCGGGGTAATGACTGCTGATGAAGCCGCCAACTTTGAACTAAACCCTGATTCTGAGCTGATTATAAGACTCAGGTACTGGGATGATATGGCCAAAGAAATGAATACACCTGTTGATAATATCGACTATTTGAAAGGTATTGCACTTGCTCATTTACAACAGGTTAACCCTTAA
- a CDS encoding helix-turn-helix domain-containing protein, which yields MEQDILIQISNRIKERRREKNITVQELAIRANVSKGLISQIENSRTIPSLIVLIDIIKALEIDMNEFFKDIRSKSNYFPVLIKRKDEYEHFEKEHASGFHYHRIFTQSINRSTVDIVVLDLMPGSSRPMVTTEAFEYKYILSGDVEYHFDDYKVLLKQGDSMLFDGRLPHTPKNPGTATASMLVVYFFEEKK from the coding sequence ATGGAACAAGATATACTGATACAAATCAGTAACCGGATAAAAGAACGCCGCCGCGAAAAAAATATAACCGTACAGGAACTGGCCATACGCGCTAATGTAAGTAAGGGACTGATATCGCAAATTGAAAATAGCCGTACCATACCATCGCTTATTGTATTAATAGATATTATTAAAGCGCTTGAGATAGATATGAACGAATTTTTTAAAGATATCCGGTCGAAAAGTAATTATTTTCCTGTGCTTATTAAACGTAAAGACGAGTATGAGCATTTTGAAAAAGAGCATGCATCGGGCTTTCATTATCATAGGATATTTACACAATCCATTAACCGGTCAACGGTTGATATCGTGGTGCTTGATCTGATGCCCGGTTCATCGCGGCCAATGGTTACCACCGAAGCCTTTGAATACAAATATATTTTAAGCGGCGATGTGGAGTATCATTTTGATGACTACAAGGTGCTGTTAAAACAGGGTGATTCAATGCTGTTTGACGGCCGCCTACCGCATACACCTAAAAATCCGGGTACTGCCACAGCGAGTATGCTGGTTGTTTATTTTTTTGAGGAAAAGAAATAG
- a CDS encoding TIGR03364 family FAD-dependent oxidoreductase has translation MNKKAIVIGAGIVGLATSRALALRGYKVTVFERNERAVGASIRNFGMIWPIGQATGPMYERAMLSRSIWKTICTEAKIWHDEVGSLHLAYHDDELQVIKEYVEANQAHRDCALLSPGEAFVKSPAINTEGLKGALWSGEEMIIESREAVGQVAAYLADKYGVEFHWNTAISRIEHPKVYSGKSTWEADEIYVCSGADFETLYPELFAQTDITKCKLQMMRLVSQPDGWRIGPSLCGGLSMIHYPGFQVAASLPALRARYQEQYATHLKWGIHVMASQNGNGELTIGDSHEYGLVHDPFDKVFINEMITGYLHTFANFKNWQLLQSWHGILPKMTNGATELIVDVEPGVTIINGLGGNGMTLSLGLCEQVIAAR, from the coding sequence ATGAACAAAAAAGCTATAGTAATAGGCGCGGGCATAGTTGGCCTGGCTACTTCGCGGGCGCTGGCTTTGCGTGGGTATAAGGTAACCGTATTTGAACGCAATGAACGCGCGGTTGGTGCATCCATCCGCAATTTTGGGATGATATGGCCAATAGGGCAGGCTACAGGGCCCATGTATGAGCGGGCTATGCTATCGCGCAGCATCTGGAAAACCATTTGTACCGAGGCTAAAATATGGCATGATGAAGTTGGCTCCCTGCACCTGGCTTACCATGATGATGAACTACAGGTGATAAAGGAATATGTAGAAGCCAACCAGGCCCATCGTGATTGCGCGTTGCTAAGCCCAGGCGAGGCATTTGTAAAATCACCGGCAATTAATACCGAGGGTTTAAAAGGCGCTTTATGGAGCGGTGAAGAAATGATCATCGAATCTCGGGAAGCTGTTGGGCAGGTGGCAGCATACCTGGCCGATAAATATGGCGTCGAATTCCATTGGAATACCGCTATCAGCCGTATTGAGCATCCAAAAGTATATTCGGGAAAAAGCACCTGGGAGGCAGATGAAATTTACGTTTGCAGTGGTGCCGATTTTGAAACGCTTTATCCGGAGTTATTTGCGCAAACAGATATTACCAAATGCAAGCTGCAAATGATGCGGCTGGTGAGTCAGCCTGATGGCTGGCGCATTGGGCCATCGCTTTGTGGCGGCTTATCTATGATACATTATCCCGGCTTCCAGGTTGCTGCTTCGCTACCGGCCTTGCGCGCACGTTACCAGGAACAATACGCTACACATTTGAAATGGGGCATCCATGTAATGGCTTCCCAAAACGGCAATGGCGAACTAACCATCGGCGATTCGCACGAATATGGCCTGGTGCATGATCCATTTGACAAAGTGTTTATTAATGAAATGATTACAGGCTACTTACATACTTTTGCTAATTTTAAAAACTGGCAATTGCTGCAATCATGGCACGGAATACTACCAAAGATGACCAATGGTGCAACCGAACTTATTGTTGACGTGGAGCCGGGTGTAACTATTATTAATGGCCTTGGCGGTAACGGGATGACCCTTTCATTAGGCCTGTGCGAGCAGGTGATAGCCGCCAGGTAG